The region CACGAACAGCATCCCACCTGTAATTCCACTGGCCCCGACATCAACACTGCTCCAATCCCACACCGGCAGAGGCGGCGCATCCAGCCCATATTGCTCCACAAGCCTTTCTTGGGTCTCCGCAGGCACAGCCACTCCTTCAGCTCCTGCCACCTGACCCATCAACGTCAGCACCAGCATCAGCGAAAGAATAATCTTATATGTATTCTTCATCATCCGCTCCCATGTCTGCCACTAGAATTCTCTTCTGGTTAAGTATATATGATATGGAATAGTATGTAAAAGGATTTGATTTGGAGTTTTAATTCCTTTATATTATGATGTAAGGGCTTTGCTCCGTCTTCATCTTCACTCTCTCCCCCACACTCAAAATCGGGAGAGTTTTTTTATTTAGGAGGTAAATGTATGAACGGAAATAAAGTTATCCTCATTCTTCTGTCCATATCCATACTCGGTATACTCCTTTATTTCGGATTAGCTTATGGATTACTATGGTATGCCTTCCGGTCCTCGGTTCCTATTGAAGAATAATCTAAGAACATCGGGGGATCATTGTGAAGAAATATAACAGATCTGAAAAAGTCATTATTGGAGTGCTTCTTGGCATGACGGCTGTGCTATTTTTGGGAAGCCTGTTTTTTTGGTATGTCTTCAGCACAATATAAAACAACTCCGTCGCGCTCAGGTGGGGACTATTAGCCCCTTATTTATGGTGGCTTGGTTTATTCATGACAAAAAAATAGAAGGCAGGAAAAGCTTCCTGGCCTTCTGTGTTTGTACATATTTCTATGAAGTAATAATATCATTGATATAGTAGATCGTTTTACGAATCAGTGAACCAACCTACTATAACGTTGCTTAGTTCTTGTAATATAAACGGAGGTTATAATGTGGCTAAATTAAAAGACTATTATAACAGTAATAAGTATTTGAATATGAAATTTGTTTATTATGATAATAGACCTGATCAAGGCTGTAGATTTATAGTATCGAATACTGAAGATGGAAACAGCATGACTAGTGAAGTAGGATGGACTAATTTTACATTAAACAAATTTATTGAGATGCTCAATAACTTCCCGATGGATTCTTATGATGGATATTTCTCACATTATGATGAATCGTTTGAATGGAAATGGATACAACAACCTGATAAAGAAGTATTTTTGCTCACGGTTTTTTCCTCAGCCAAAGAATTTTCTTATTACAGCAGCATTAAAGACATTAAAAAATTTGGTGAAGCAGTTCTTAAGGATATTAACCTTGCTCAAAAATTCGATTCAATCTAAAGGTTCATTGCTGCGCTTGGTGATTCTGTCGGAACGATGGACTTCGGCCTTGACCTATACTTCTCTCATTTCACCTCAGACTTTCAAACAGTGGCCCTTTATCCAGTGAAGTAATGCCATTTCCCACAGCCTGGGCAAGCCCACTGACCTGAACCGTCCGCATAATAACCTCATGATTGGCAGATCCAATCCGGTACACTCCTAAGCTTCAATTCCAGTCGCTTAGAGAAATATGAAGCCCACATGAAATCAATCCTCGAATAAACACCCACCAGTATTTGTGGGCATTTTGTGGGCACTATTAATTTTGGCCCCTACTGTTCCCGCCAACCAAACACAAAAAAGCCCCCAGCGCGTATAGCGCCGGGGGCTGCTGTATCCTAGTAAAGCGTCATGTACTGATCTCTTTCCCACTCGTGGACCTGGGTGCGGTAGATATCCCATTCGATTTCCTTCAGCTCGTAGAAGTGGGCCAGGGCGTGTTCGCCGAGGGCTTCTGTGATCACGTGGCTGCGGATCATTTCGTTCAGGGCTTCCTTCAGATCGGCTGGCAGACTTGGAATGCCTTCTTCGATCCGCTCTTCTTCGGACATCACATAGATGTTACGGTCGATAGGAGCTGGAAGATCGAGCTGACGCTTGATTCCATCCAGACCTGCCTTCAGCATAACAGCCAGTGCAAGGTAAGGGTTAGCTGCTGGGTCCGGGTTACGAACCTCAACGCGTGTGCTAAGTCCTCTCGAAGCCGGAATACGGATCATCGGGCTGCGGTTACTTGCTGACCAAGCTACATAACAAGGTGCTTCATAACCAGGCACCAGACGTTTGTAAGAGTTGACAGTCGGGTTAGTGATCGCTGCAAAAGCACGTGCGTGCTTCAGAATCCCTGCCATGTAATAACGGGCAGTCTTGCTAAGGCCCAGCTTATCGCTCTCATCGTAGAACATATTCTCTTTGCCTTTGAACAGGGATTGGTGAGCGTGCATACCAGATCCGTTCATACCAAACAGCGGTTTAGGCATAAAGGTTGCATGCAGGCCGTGATGGCGGGCTACCGTCTTCACGACAAGCTTGAAGGTCTGAATCTGATCCGCTGCCTTGATAGCATCGGCATATTTGAAGTCAATTTCATGCTGGCCGGAAGCCACCTCATGGTGGGAGGCTTCAATTTCAAAGCCCATTTCTTCCAGTGTCAATACGATTTCACGGCGGCAGTTCTCCCCAAGATCCATCGGCGCAAGATCGAAATAACCACCCTGGTCATTCAGCTCTGTAGTCGGATTGCCCTTCTCATCTGTTCTGAACAGGAAGAATTCCGGCTCTGGTCCAACATTCATAGCGGTGAAGCCCATTTCTTCCGCTTCCTGCAGACAACGCTTAAGGATACCGCGCGGGTCTCCGGCAAACGGCGTGCCATCCGGCATGTACACATCACAAATCAGACGTGCCACACGGCTGTCAGTCACCCAAGGGAAGATAACCCAAGTGCTCAGGTCCGGATACAGATACATGTCGGATTCTTCAATCCGCACATAACCTTCGATGGAAGAGCCATCGAACATCATTTTATTGTCGAGTGCTTTTTCAAGCTGGCTTACAGGAATCTCTACATTCTTGATTGTTCCCAGCAAATCGGTGAATTGCAGGCGAATAAACCGGACGTTCTCGTCCTTGGAAATGCGCAGAATATCCTCTTTAGTAAAGCTCACGTTACCCTCTCCCTTTCAACAGCTCTATATTATTTATTAAAAAACCGGGATAGCTCACCTTGGATTAGAGACACTTGTCCCGGTCTTTTACCGGAAACCAGCTCCTGCTTCAGCAGACGGTGAAGCTGCGAATCAGACAACTCTCTACGTCTCACCTCTGTATCAGGGGTAATAACCGTAGCTTCTTCAGATTCCTTCGAGACAGGATTCATCACCTGCTTGATGCCGGCAATGTTAACACCCTTCTCAATCAACGCCTTGATCTCAAGCAGACGTTCCACATCATTAAAAGAGAACAAACGCTGGTTGCCGGAGGTACGTGCAGGTACGATCAGGCTGTGCTGCTCATAATAACGAATCTGTCTGGCGGATAGATCAGTTAACTTCATTACGATTCCAATAGGAAATAATGCCATATTTCTGCGGATTTCATCACCCATGACTCATCCAACCTTCCAATGATCTTTTTCTCATCTCATTGTACATTTCCTTATATGGCGTGTCAATGGTATGTGAGTTTTTCTCACAAGATTTCTTTCACCCATTGTGAGATTAAGAGATCAAAGTGTCAGATGCATGGAATTTGGTTTCCCGAAGTATACCACATCGAGCAATCCTCACGCAAAATCACAGGCTACTGTGAAGGCTGCGGCAAGCCAGTATTCGGCTGTACAACCCTGGTATCCCGCTTCATGTCATGTTATGCTTCAATGATCCATTCCCCTTCACCCGTTGGCGTCTCAAATCCGTTCAGGAAACGGGTCAGAATCTCCCCGGTAATGGTGAATGCCGCATTGGCGTCAAACCGTGCGCTGCGGATGCGGAGCCTCCGGCGCAGCTCTACCGGCTCTACCTTTAGATGAACCAAGACCCACTGTCCGCCGTACTGCTCGATCAACTGTTTGTATTCGTCACGTCTTCGCTGCTGCCAGAAGCTGAAATCTATCACGACATGACGCTTCCCTGCAAGCAGCTCTATTAGCTCCTTGCGCAGCTTCTGTTCCGACTGCTCTTTGAAGGATTCATAAGCCTCTTCAGGGTAATCAATGCCATAACGGCCATGGGTGCTCCAGATATCCTCATCGATGGACAGCCGGACGAATCCCTCCTGCTCCAGCTTGAGCGCAAAGGTTGTCTTGCCCGATCCCGCTACTCCACACATCATTACAGCAACCGGAGCTGCATTCTCCTGCTTTCTCTGCAGCAAGCTTTCAATAGCTGTTGCTTCCTCCAACGTACGACCCCCACTCCAAGTTTGATACATAAACATCACGGTTTCTATGTCGCACTTATCCTACAACAGCTTGCGCTCCCTCATACTCTGCAAGGCCATTAAGACCCCGTATTTGACATGAGAATAGGTTAATCCGCCTTGCATATATCCGATATACGGTGCGCGGATGGGCGCATCTGCCGACAGCTCCAGGCTGCCGCCCTGGATGAACGTCCCGGCCGCCATGATGACCGGATGCTCATACCCCGGCATGTCCCAAGGCTCAGGCACGACATGGCTGTCTACCGCCGCTGCGCGCTGGATGCCCTGTACGAACGCAATCAGGTGCTCGGGTCCGTCAAAAGCCACCGCCTGGATCAGATCCGTACGCGGCTCATGCCAGGCAGGCTTGGTAGTGAAGCCGCAGCGCTGGAACACCGCCGCAGCGAAAATACTGCCCTTCACCGCTTGTCCCACCGTATGCGGGGCCATGAACAGACCTTGATATAGGCCGCGAGTCGTGCCCAGCATCGCCCCTACCTCGCCGCCGATTCCAGGGGCAGTCAGGCGGTAGGCCGCCAGCTCCACCAGATCTGCGCGGCCGCAGATATAACCGCCGGTCTCAGCGATTCCGCCGCCGGGATTCTTGATCAGCGAACCTGCGACGAGATCAGCGCCAACCTGCGGCGGCTCCAGCTTCTCGGTGAACTCTCCGTAGCAGTTATCCACGAATACGATGACATCCGGCTTAATGGCTTTTACCCGCGCTGCCATCTCGCCAATCTCAGCGACCGTGAAGGATGAACGCCAGTCATAGCCGCGTGAACGCTGGATTCCGATGACCTTGGTCTTGTCATTTATCGCTAAGGCGACCTCATCCCAGTCAACCTTACCCTCTTCTGTCAGCGCAGTCTCACGGTACCCGATGCCGAAATCCGCCAGAGAGCCGGTCCCGTCTCCAGGCTTGCCGACTACCTTATGCAGCGTATCATAGGGGCGTCCTGTAATATATACTAGCTCATCCCCAGGCCTTAACACGCCGAACAGAGCTGTAGAGATCGTATGCGTTCCTGAAGCGAAATGCGGCCGGACCAGCGCAGCTTCCGCACCGAATACTTCGGCATAGACCAGATCCAGCACCTCGCGCCCCCGGTCATTGTAAGCATACCCGGTAGAGCCTGCGAAGTGAAAATCACTCACATGCTGGCGCTGAAAGGCTTCGATCACCTTCCACTGATTATGATCCACAATCCGGTCCAGCGCCTTGACCGCGCCTTCGATTTCCTGCTCTGCAGCTTCCGCTGCCTGTAATAAATCCTCTGCAAA is a window of Paenibacillus sp. FSL H3-0469 DNA encoding:
- the glnA gene encoding type I glutamate--ammonia ligase; amino-acid sequence: MSFTKEDILRISKDENVRFIRLQFTDLLGTIKNVEIPVSQLEKALDNKMMFDGSSIEGYVRIEESDMYLYPDLSTWVIFPWVTDSRVARLICDVYMPDGTPFAGDPRGILKRCLQEAEEMGFTAMNVGPEPEFFLFRTDEKGNPTTELNDQGGYFDLAPMDLGENCRREIVLTLEEMGFEIEASHHEVASGQHEIDFKYADAIKAADQIQTFKLVVKTVARHHGLHATFMPKPLFGMNGSGMHAHQSLFKGKENMFYDESDKLGLSKTARYYMAGILKHARAFAAITNPTVNSYKRLVPGYEAPCYVAWSASNRSPMIRIPASRGLSTRVEVRNPDPAANPYLALAVMLKAGLDGIKRQLDLPAPIDRNIYVMSEEERIEEGIPSLPADLKEALNEMIRSHVITEALGEHALAHFYELKEIEWDIYRTQVHEWERDQYMTLY
- a CDS encoding MerR family transcriptional regulator yields the protein MGDEIRRNMALFPIGIVMKLTDLSARQIRYYEQHSLIVPARTSGNQRLFSFNDVERLLEIKALIEKGVNIAGIKQVMNPVSKESEEATVITPDTEVRRRELSDSQLHRLLKQELVSGKRPGQVSLIQGELSRFFNK
- a CDS encoding methionine gamma-lyase family protein, producing MAGFAEDLLQAAEAAEQEIEGAVKALDRIVDHNQWKVIEAFQRQHVSDFHFAGSTGYAYNDRGREVLDLVYAEVFGAEAALVRPHFASGTHTISTALFGVLRPGDELVYITGRPYDTLHKVVGKPGDGTGSLADFGIGYRETALTEEGKVDWDEVALAINDKTKVIGIQRSRGYDWRSSFTVAEIGEMAARVKAIKPDVIVFVDNCYGEFTEKLEPPQVGADLVAGSLIKNPGGGIAETGGYICGRADLVELAAYRLTAPGIGGEVGAMLGTTRGLYQGLFMAPHTVGQAVKGSIFAAAVFQRCGFTTKPAWHEPRTDLIQAVAFDGPEHLIAFVQGIQRAAAVDSHVVPEPWDMPGYEHPVIMAAGTFIQGGSLELSADAPIRAPYIGYMQGGLTYSHVKYGVLMALQSMRERKLL
- a CDS encoding ATP-binding protein, producing MEEATAIESLLQRKQENAAPVAVMMCGVAGSGKTTFALKLEQEGFVRLSIDEDIWSTHGRYGIDYPEEAYESFKEQSEQKLRKELIELLAGKRHVVIDFSFWQQRRRDEYKQLIEQYGGQWVLVHLKVEPVELRRRLRIRSARFDANAAFTITGEILTRFLNGFETPTGEGEWIIEA